Genomic window (Microbacterium oxydans):
CGTCCGCGTCGTGTCCGCTCCGTCGCTGGAGTGGTTCGACGAGCAGGACGCCGAGTACCGCGAGAGCGTGCTGCCGGCCTCCGTGACGGCGCGCGTGTCGGTCGAGGCCGGCTCCGTGCTCAGCTGGCGCGGCATCGTGGGCGACCGCGGCCGCTCGGTCGGCATCGACCACTTCGGCGCCTCCGCCGACTACAAGACCCTCTTCGAGAAGTTCGGCATCACCACCGAGGCCGTCATCGCGGCCGCCCGCGAGACCCTCGCGGCAAACAGCACCAAGGAGAACGCATGAGCACCCCCACCGCACAGCTCGCCGCCGCCGGCGTCAGCATCTGGCTCGACGACCTCTCCCGCACCCGCATCTCCTCCGGCAACCTCGCCGAGCTGATCTCGTCGCGCAACGTCGTGGGCGTCACGACCAACCCGACGATCTTCGCGAACGCGATCACCGACAAGAACGACACGTCCTACGACGCACAGGTGACCGAGCTCGCCGCGTCCGGCGCCACCGCGGAGGAGGCGGTCTTCGCCGCCACCACGCAGGACGTCGCGGCCGCCCTCGACGTTTTCCGTCCCGTCTGGGAGGCCTCCGACCACGTCGACGGCCGCGTCTCGATCGAGGTCTCCCCCGACCTCGCGCACGACACCGCCGGCACCGTGGCTCAGGCCAAGGAGCTGTGGGCCAAGATCGACCGCCCGAACCTCCTCGTCAAGATCCCCGCGACCAAGGCCGGCCTGCCCGCCATCGCCGAGGCGATCGGCGCCGGGATCAGCGTCAACGTCACGCTGATCTTCAGCCTGGAGCGCTACGCCGAGGTCATCGAGGCCTACCTCACCGGCCTCGAGACGGCCAAGGCCGCGGGCATCTCCCTGTCGACCATCCACTCCGTCGCGTCGTTCTTCGTCTCGCGCGTCGACACCGAGACCGACAAGCGCCTCACCGCGATCGGCACGGACGCCGCTGAAGCCCTCAAGAGCAAGGCCGGCCTCGCGAACGCCCGCCTCGCCTACGAGCTGTTCGAGCAGACGTTCGCGGGCGACCGCGCGAAGGCTCTGCGCGACGCGGGCGCGAACCTGCAGCGCCCGCTGTGGGCGTCGACCGGCGTCAAGGACCCGGCCCTCCCCGACACGCTCTACGTGACCGAGCTCGTCGCCGACGGTGTCGTCAACACGATGCCCGAGAAGACCCTCGAGGCCACGTTCGACCACGGCGTCGTCACCGGCGACACGATCACGGGCGGCTACGAAGAGGCCCGTGCGGTGTTCGCCGGCCTCGCCGAGGTCGGCATCGACTTCACCGACGTCACCCAGGTCCTGGAGGACGAGGGCGTCGCGAAGTTCATCGACTCGTGGCACGACCTGCTCACCCAGGTCGCCGAGGCTCTGGAGTCGCAGCGATGACCTTCTCGATCCACACGTCCGGCGCCGCCCGCGCCGCGATCGATGAGACGGTGCCGAGCCTCGTCCACGATCTGATCGCCTCGCGCATCACCGGCGGCGACGCCACCCTCTGGGGAGACGCCGCACAGGCCGAGGCCTCCGTCCGACTCGGCTGGGTCGAGGCCGTCTCGATCTCGCGACCGCTGGTCGCCGAGATCGTCGCGCTGCGCGCCGACCTGAACGCCAAGGGCGTCACGCGCGTCGTCCTCGCCGGCATGGGCGGCTCCTCGCTCGCCCCCGAGGTCATTGCACAGACCTCGGGCGTCCCGCTGACGATCCTGGACTCGACCGCGCCCGGCCAGGTGCTGGCCGCTCTCGACGAGGGCCTCGAGGACACGGTCCTCGTGGTGTCGTCGAAGTCGGGCTCCACCGTCGAGACCGACTCGCAGCGTCGCACGTTCGAGGCCGCGTTCCGCGACCTCGGCATCGACCCCACCGAGCGCATCGTCGTGGTCACCGACCCGGCCTCGCCCCTCGACGCGTCCGCGCGCGAGGCGGGCTACCGCGTCTTCAACGCCGACCCGAACGTCGGCGGCCGCTACTCCGCGCTGACCGCCTTCGGCCTGGTGCCGTCCGGCCTCGCCGGCGTCGACATCGACGAGCTCCTGAACGAGGCCGAGGCCTCGCTGCTCGAGGTCGCCGTGGACTCCGCCGAGAACCCGGCTCTCCGCCTGGGTGCGGCCATCGCCGCGACCACGCCCCGTCGTGACAAGCTCGGCCTGATCACCGACGGCACGCACATCAACGGCCTGCCGGACTGGATCGAGCAGCTCATCGCGGAGTCCACGGGCAAGGACGGCACCGGCATCCTCCCGGTCGTCCTGCTCCCGGTCTCGCCCGAGCTCGATCCCGTGCCCGCCGACCTCCAGATCGTCCGCCTGGTCGACGACGCGAACGAATTCCACCTGCACGAGCGCCACGAGGGAGAGATCCTCGTCAGCGGCACCCTCGGCGCCCAGTTCATCGTGTGGGAGTACGCCACCGCGATCGCCGGGCACCTGCTCCGCATCAACCCGTTCGACCAGCCCGACGTCGAGTCGGCGAAGATCGCGGCGCGTGGTCTGCTCGACGCGCGTCCCGAGCCGACCGCTCCGGCTTTCGTCGAGAACGGCGTCGAGGTGCGGGTGTCCGACCCGGCCCTCGCCGCCTCCGGCACGGTCGAAGGCGTGCTCGACGCCCTCTGGGCGCAGCTCCCCGCCGACGGCTACGTGTCCATCCAGGCCTACGTCAACCGCCTGGAGGTGCCGCAGCTCCAGGGCCTCCGCGAGCTCGTCGCGGCGGACTCCGGTCGCCCGACCACCTTCGGGTGGGGTCCGCGCTTCCTGCACTCCACCGGTCAGTACCACAAGGGCGGTCCCGCACAGGGCGTGTTCCTGCAGATCCTGGAGCGCACCGAGGTCGACCTCGAGATCCCGGATCGTCCCTTCACGTTCGGGCAGCTCATCCAGGCGCAGGCCGCCGGAGACGCGGGTGTGCTCGCCGAACACGGCCGCCCGGTCGTCACGCTGACGATCACCGAGTCCTCGGACGACGTGCTCGCCCTCTTCGAAGCCGCACAGAAGTAACAGCAGGAGAATCCCCCACCGATGTCTGTTCCCATCTCGCGCGGGCACAACCCGCTGCGTGACCCCGACGATCGCCGCCTCAACCGGATCGCGGGGCCCAGCGCCCTCGTGATCTTCGGCGTCACCGGAGACCTGTCACGCAAGAAGCTGATGCCCGCGGTCTACGACCTCGCCAACCGCGGTCTCCTCCCCCCGGGCTTCGCCCTGGTCGGGTTCGCCCGTCGGGACTGGGAGGACCAGGACTTCGCCCAGGTCGTCTACGACGCCGTCAAGGAGCATGCCCGCACGCCGTTCCGGGAGGAGACCTGGACGCAGCTGCTCCAGGGCATCCGGTTCGTCTCGGGCGAGTTCGACAACCCCGACTCGTTCCGCAAGCTGCGCGAGACGGTCGAGAAGCTCGACGTCGAACGCGGCACGATGGGCAACCACGCGTTCTACCTGTCGATCCCGCCGAAGGACTTCCCCCTCGTCGCCAAGCAGCTGAAGGAGTCTGGCCTCGTCGGCGAGAACAGCGACGACGACGAGCGGTGGCGCCGTGTCGTGATCGAGAAGCCCTTCGGACACGACCTGGAGTCCGCCCGCGCTCTCAACGCCGCGCTCGAGGTGGCCTTCCCGGCCGACTCGATCTTCCGCATCGACCACTACCTCGGCAAGGAGACGGTCCAGAACATCCTGGCGTTGCGCTTCGCGAACGAGCTGTACGAGCCGATCTGGAACCGCAACTACGTCGACCACGTGCAGATCACGATGGCCGAGGACATCGGCGTCGGCGGGCGTGCCGGGTACTACGACGGCATCGGCGCGGCGCGCGACGTCATCCAGAACCACCTGCTGCAGCTCCTGGCGCTCACCGCCATGGAGGAGCCGATCAGCCTGTCGGCCGAGCACCTCCGCTCCGAGAAGGAGAAGGTCCTCGCCGCGGTCCACGTGCCGGACGACCTCTCGCTCGCGACCGCCCGCGGACAGTACGCCGGCGGCTGGCAGGGCGGCGACGAGGTCACCGGCTTCCTGGACGAGGAGGGCATGAACCCCGAGTCCACGACCGAGACGTACGCGGCCATCAAGCTCGAGATCGACACGCGCCGCTGGGCCGATGTGCCGTTCTACCTGCGCACGGGTAAGCGCCTCGGGCGACGCGTCACCGAGATCGCCGTGGTCTTCAAGCGCGCTCCGCAGCACCTGTTCGGTCGCGGCAACGCCTCCGAGCTCGGACAGAACGCGCTCGTCATCCGCGTGCAGCCCGACGAGGGCGTCACGATCCGCTTCGGCTCGAAGGTCCCGGGCAGCGGAACCAACGTCCGCGACGTCACGATGGACTTCGGATACGGCCACGCCTTCACCGAGGCGAGCCCCGAGGCCTACGAGCGCCTGATCCTCGACGTCCTGCTGGGCGACCCGCCGCTGTTCCCGCGGCACGAGGAGGTCGAGCTCTCCTGGAAGATCCTCGACCCGGTGGAGAAGTACTGGGCAGCCGTCGGCGGTCCGGTGGAGCAGTACGCGCCCGGCTCGTGGGGACCGGCATCCGCCGACGACCTGCTGGCCCGCGACGGACGAGTCTGGAGACGCCCGTGATCATCGATCTTCCCGACACGACTGTCAGCCAGGTCGCCAAGCAGCTCGTCAAGGTGCGCGAAGAGGGCGGCGCGGTCGCACTCGGCCGTGTGCTGACGCTCGTCATCGCGGCCCGCAACGGCGTCGCCGAGGCCGCCATCGACGCGGCGAACGACGCGTCGCGCGAGCACCCGATGCGCGTCATCGTGATCACGACGGGCGACGGCGAGTCCCGCCTCGACGCCCAGATCCGCGTCGGCGGCGACGCCGGTGCCAGCGAGGTCGTCGTCCTGCGGGCGTACGGCGAGGCTGCGAGCAACGAGGAGAGCCTCATCACGGGCCTCCTTCTGCCCGATGCCCCCGTCGTCGCCTGGTGGCCCGAGGAGGCTCCCACCTCGCCCGCCACGTCGCCTCTCGGCCGCATCGCACAGCGTCGCATCACGGACGCCGCGACCTCGCCCGACGTGCGCGACCGGCTCGCGCTGCTCGGACGCACGCATGCACCGGGAGACACCGACCTCGCCTGGACGCGTCTGACCCACTGGCGCGAGCAGCTCGCCGCCGTCCTCGACCAGCCGCCGTATGAGTCGATCACGGGTGTCGAGGTGCGCGGTGCATCGGCCTCCCCGTCGACGGCTCTGCTCGCCGCCTGGCTGCAGATGGCCCTCGACGTGCCCGTGCGCTGGTCGTACGAAGACCCCGAGCACTGGCAGGAGGGCATCAAGTCGGTCCGTCTGACCCGCGCGTCGGGCGACATCCTGCTCGAGCGCCCGTCTCCCGGTATCGCGATCCTGACGCAGCCGGATCAGCCGAAGCACGACCTCCACCTCCCGCGTCGCACCCTCCGTGAGTGCCTCGCGGAGGAGCTGCGTCGGCTGGACCCGGACGTCCTGTACGGTCGAGTCATCACCGAGGGCTGGGAGAAGCTGGGTCCGCCCGAGACAGGAGAGTGACGTCGATGACGACATCGTCCGCCGAGAAGCGGGTCGTGGTGGAATCCACGCCCGCCGCACTCGCCAGCCGCGTGGCCGACCGGTTCCTCACGCGTGTCCGCGCGCGCACCCGGAACGGCCGACTCGCCCACATCGCCCTCACCGGCGGTTCGATGGGTGGAGCGGTGCTGCAAGCCGCAGCGGCCGATCCTCGGGCCACCGAGATCGACTGGTCGCTCGTGCACTTCTGGTGGGGTGACGAGCGGTTCGTGCCAAGGGACGATGCCGACCGCAACTCGTTGCAGTCGCGGCAGGCCCTGCTCGACCACATCGCCGTGCCCTCGGAGAACGTGCACGAGGTCTCCGGCCCGGAGACGGGTCTGACGCTCGACGAGTCGGCAGCGGCCTACGCCGCCGACCTCGCTCGATTCGGCACCGACGAACACCCCTGGCCGTCCTTCGCGGTGTGCTTCCTCGGCGTCGGCCCGGACGGACACATCGCGTCCCTGTTCCCCGACCGCGAAGAGGTCACGGTGACGGACGCCGCGGTCCTGGCGGTGCGCGAGTCGCCCAAGCCGCCGCCCGAGCGCGTGACCCTCACGCGTCCCGTGCTCAACTCCTCGAAGCGGGTGTGGCTCGTGCTCACCGGCGCCGACAAGGCTTCGGCGCTGGGCCTCGCTCTCGCCGGAGCGAGCTACACGAGCGTTCCCGCGGCCGGCGCCAAGGGCCGCAAGCGCACGGTCTTCTTCGTCGACGAGGCCGCGGCCTCCGAGGTCTCCCCCGACCTGATCGATCAGGCGTACTGAACACCACAGGGCGCGGGTCTCCGGACCCGCACCTGCGGCTGGCCTACCGGCCC
Coding sequences:
- the tal gene encoding transaldolase, producing the protein MSTPTAQLAAAGVSIWLDDLSRTRISSGNLAELISSRNVVGVTTNPTIFANAITDKNDTSYDAQVTELAASGATAEEAVFAATTQDVAAALDVFRPVWEASDHVDGRVSIEVSPDLAHDTAGTVAQAKELWAKIDRPNLLVKIPATKAGLPAIAEAIGAGISVNVTLIFSLERYAEVIEAYLTGLETAKAAGISLSTIHSVASFFVSRVDTETDKRLTAIGTDAAEALKSKAGLANARLAYELFEQTFAGDRAKALRDAGANLQRPLWASTGVKDPALPDTLYVTELVADGVVNTMPEKTLEATFDHGVVTGDTITGGYEEARAVFAGLAEVGIDFTDVTQVLEDEGVAKFIDSWHDLLTQVAEALESQR
- a CDS encoding glucose-6-phosphate isomerase — its product is MTFSIHTSGAARAAIDETVPSLVHDLIASRITGGDATLWGDAAQAEASVRLGWVEAVSISRPLVAEIVALRADLNAKGVTRVVLAGMGGSSLAPEVIAQTSGVPLTILDSTAPGQVLAALDEGLEDTVLVVSSKSGSTVETDSQRRTFEAAFRDLGIDPTERIVVVTDPASPLDASAREAGYRVFNADPNVGGRYSALTAFGLVPSGLAGVDIDELLNEAEASLLEVAVDSAENPALRLGAAIAATTPRRDKLGLITDGTHINGLPDWIEQLIAESTGKDGTGILPVVLLPVSPELDPVPADLQIVRLVDDANEFHLHERHEGEILVSGTLGAQFIVWEYATAIAGHLLRINPFDQPDVESAKIAARGLLDARPEPTAPAFVENGVEVRVSDPALAASGTVEGVLDALWAQLPADGYVSIQAYVNRLEVPQLQGLRELVAADSGRPTTFGWGPRFLHSTGQYHKGGPAQGVFLQILERTEVDLEIPDRPFTFGQLIQAQAAGDAGVLAEHGRPVVTLTITESSDDVLALFEAAQK
- the zwf gene encoding glucose-6-phosphate dehydrogenase; this encodes MSVPISRGHNPLRDPDDRRLNRIAGPSALVIFGVTGDLSRKKLMPAVYDLANRGLLPPGFALVGFARRDWEDQDFAQVVYDAVKEHARTPFREETWTQLLQGIRFVSGEFDNPDSFRKLRETVEKLDVERGTMGNHAFYLSIPPKDFPLVAKQLKESGLVGENSDDDERWRRVVIEKPFGHDLESARALNAALEVAFPADSIFRIDHYLGKETVQNILALRFANELYEPIWNRNYVDHVQITMAEDIGVGGRAGYYDGIGAARDVIQNHLLQLLALTAMEEPISLSAEHLRSEKEKVLAAVHVPDDLSLATARGQYAGGWQGGDEVTGFLDEEGMNPESTTETYAAIKLEIDTRRWADVPFYLRTGKRLGRRVTEIAVVFKRAPQHLFGRGNASELGQNALVIRVQPDEGVTIRFGSKVPGSGTNVRDVTMDFGYGHAFTEASPEAYERLILDVLLGDPPLFPRHEEVELSWKILDPVEKYWAAVGGPVEQYAPGSWGPASADDLLARDGRVWRRP
- a CDS encoding glucose-6-phosphate dehydrogenase assembly protein OpcA; its protein translation is MIIDLPDTTVSQVAKQLVKVREEGGAVALGRVLTLVIAARNGVAEAAIDAANDASREHPMRVIVITTGDGESRLDAQIRVGGDAGASEVVVLRAYGEAASNEESLITGLLLPDAPVVAWWPEEAPTSPATSPLGRIAQRRITDAATSPDVRDRLALLGRTHAPGDTDLAWTRLTHWREQLAAVLDQPPYESITGVEVRGASASPSTALLAAWLQMALDVPVRWSYEDPEHWQEGIKSVRLTRASGDILLERPSPGIAILTQPDQPKHDLHLPRRTLRECLAEELRRLDPDVLYGRVITEGWEKLGPPETGE
- the pgl gene encoding 6-phosphogluconolactonase, with protein sequence MTTSSAEKRVVVESTPAALASRVADRFLTRVRARTRNGRLAHIALTGGSMGGAVLQAAAADPRATEIDWSLVHFWWGDERFVPRDDADRNSLQSRQALLDHIAVPSENVHEVSGPETGLTLDESAAAYAADLARFGTDEHPWPSFAVCFLGVGPDGHIASLFPDREEVTVTDAAVLAVRESPKPPPERVTLTRPVLNSSKRVWLVLTGADKASALGLALAGASYTSVPAAGAKGRKRTVFFVDEAAASEVSPDLIDQAY